A genomic stretch from Sphingobacterium sp. ML3W includes:
- a CDS encoding sugar phosphate isomerase/epimerase, whose protein sequence is MTTIKGPAIFLAQFAGDNAPYNTLEGICQWAASLSYKGIQIPTWDARLIDLQRAAEDKAYAQQLQSTVQSYGLEITELSTHLQGQLIAVHPSFDPLFDAFAPQELHNNPKERQQWAVQQLHYAIKASHNLGLKALATFSGAFLWPYVYPWPQRPANLIETGFAELAKMWLPILDTCEQCDVDLCYELHPGEDLHDGVTFDLFLEKVNYHKRANILYDPSHFVLQCLDYLEFIDIYHERIKMFHVKDAEFNPSGRQGVYGGYQDWQARAGRFRSIGDGQVNFKAIFTKLTQYNFQGWAVLEWECAFKNSEDGAREGAQHIKEYIIRVSDRAFDNFAAAGSDDDLNRKLIGLSE, encoded by the coding sequence ATGACAACAATTAAAGGACCTGCTATTTTTTTAGCGCAATTTGCCGGTGACAATGCACCTTACAATACCTTGGAAGGTATCTGCCAATGGGCAGCTTCCCTCAGCTACAAAGGTATCCAGATACCTACTTGGGATGCGCGCTTAATAGATCTTCAAAGAGCTGCTGAAGACAAAGCTTATGCACAGCAGCTCCAGTCTACTGTACAATCCTATGGACTGGAGATCACCGAATTATCAACACATCTACAAGGGCAACTGATCGCTGTACATCCGTCTTTTGACCCATTATTTGATGCATTTGCGCCACAAGAGCTGCATAATAATCCCAAAGAGCGACAACAATGGGCCGTACAGCAGCTCCACTATGCGATTAAAGCCTCTCACAATCTTGGCTTAAAAGCCCTCGCAACCTTTAGCGGTGCATTTCTCTGGCCTTATGTTTACCCCTGGCCACAACGTCCCGCAAATCTGATCGAAACAGGGTTCGCTGAACTCGCCAAAATGTGGCTCCCCATATTGGATACCTGTGAACAGTGCGATGTCGATCTTTGCTATGAGCTTCATCCGGGTGAAGATCTACATGATGGCGTTACTTTTGATCTGTTTTTAGAAAAAGTAAATTACCATAAACGGGCAAATATTCTATACGATCCATCACATTTCGTTCTGCAGTGCCTCGATTACCTGGAATTCATCGACATCTATCACGAACGGATCAAAATGTTCCATGTAAAAGATGCTGAATTCAACCCATCTGGTCGTCAAGGTGTTTATGGTGGATACCAAGATTGGCAAGCAAGAGCTGGTCGTTTTCGCTCTATTGGTGATGGACAGGTCAATTTCAAAGCAATTTTCACCAAGTTGACACAATATAATTTTCAGGGCTGGGCAGTCCTCGAATGGGAATGTGCATTTAAGAATTCTGAGGATGGCGCTCGCGAGGGTGCACAGCATATCAAAGAGTACATTATCCGGGTAAGCGATCGCGCATTCGACAATTTTGCTGCTGCTGGTAGCGATGATGACTTGAATAGAAAATTGATCGGTTTATCAGAATAA
- a CDS encoding gluconate 2-dehydrogenase subunit 3 family protein, which yields MERRTLLKMIALLTGGAVIGGNAFLTGCSSSKESDLKERLNLTPEQIAFLDEVADTILPTTPKSPGAKAAKVGSFMKVMVNDCYEAPDQQIFLEGMDNLDAACNKMHKLGFVEATAEQRLSLLTAIDKEAKEYMSKKGDLPNHYYTMFKQLTLLGYFSSEIGHKQALRYNQVPGRYEGDVPYKKGDRSWA from the coding sequence ATGGAAAGAAGAACACTTTTAAAGATGATTGCCCTGCTTACTGGTGGAGCCGTGATTGGTGGCAATGCTTTTTTGACGGGATGCAGTTCCAGCAAAGAAAGCGACCTCAAGGAACGCCTCAATTTAACTCCCGAGCAAATTGCATTCCTGGACGAAGTAGCAGACACCATACTTCCAACTACCCCAAAAAGCCCGGGTGCCAAAGCAGCCAAAGTGGGTTCGTTTATGAAGGTTATGGTGAACGATTGCTATGAAGCTCCGGATCAACAGATCTTTCTTGAAGGAATGGACAACTTGGATGCAGCCTGTAATAAAATGCATAAGTTGGGATTCGTGGAAGCCACGGCTGAGCAAAGGCTTAGCCTACTCACAGCAATCGATAAAGAGGCAAAAGAGTATATGTCCAAAAAAGGAGATTTACCCAACCATTACTATACCATGTTTAAGCAATTGACACTCCTAGGCTATTTCTCTTCGGAAATTGGCCATAAACAGGCGTTGCGATACAACCAGGTACCAGGTCGATACGAAGGAGATGTGCCTTATAAAAAAGGGGATCGTTCCTGGGCTTAA